A section of the Citrobacter farmeri genome encodes:
- a CDS encoding cobyric acid synthase gives MTQAIMLQGTASDVGKSVLVAGLCRIFYQDGLRTAPFKSQNMALNSGITPEGKEMGRAQIFQAEAAGIVPDVRMNPVLLKPTSDRKAQVVLMGQVATDMDAVSYHEYKPRLREQILSVYTSLAQEFDVLVLEGAGSPAEINLRDRDIVNMGMAEMAQCPVILVADIDRGGVFASIYGTLALLHEHERARVKGVIINKFRGDVALLNPGIEQIESLTGVPVLGVMPWLDVDLEDEDGVALQKGKYLRTEKRDINIAVVQIPHISNFTDFNALAAQPDVRVRYVRHPQELADVDLVILPGSKNTLGDLVWLRESGMAHAVLQAHQQNIPVVGICGGYQMLGETIIDEVESGLGTLPGLGLLDTVTHFAQRKTTTQVTATMSSTLPDWLSAASGLPVRGYEIHMGETTLNGDCLPVMELQKHGENVADGAVTADGRAFGTYLHGLFDSDDFTRALVNGLRVRKGLVPLDPTFQYAQYKSQQFDLLADAMRQHIDIEKIYTIMQQHRESV, from the coding sequence ATGACGCAGGCCATTATGTTGCAGGGAACGGCGTCAGACGTCGGCAAGAGTGTTCTGGTGGCGGGACTGTGCCGCATTTTTTATCAGGATGGTCTGCGAACCGCACCGTTCAAATCGCAGAATATGGCGCTCAACTCCGGTATTACCCCGGAGGGGAAAGAGATGGGGCGTGCGCAGATATTCCAGGCCGAAGCCGCGGGGATTGTGCCAGATGTCCGCATGAATCCGGTGCTGTTGAAACCGACCAGCGATCGCAAAGCGCAGGTGGTGCTAATGGGTCAGGTGGCGACCGATATGGACGCGGTCAGCTATCACGAATACAAACCGCGCTTGCGCGAGCAAATTCTCTCTGTTTACACCAGTCTGGCGCAGGAGTTTGATGTACTGGTACTGGAAGGTGCGGGCAGTCCGGCGGAGATCAACCTGCGTGACCGGGACATTGTCAACATGGGGATGGCCGAGATGGCGCAGTGCCCGGTGATTCTGGTCGCCGATATCGATCGCGGTGGAGTGTTTGCGTCTATCTACGGGACGCTGGCGCTGCTGCATGAACACGAGCGTGCGCGGGTGAAAGGGGTGATCATCAATAAATTTCGCGGTGATGTGGCGCTGCTTAACCCCGGCATCGAACAGATTGAAAGTCTGACCGGCGTTCCCGTGCTGGGGGTGATGCCGTGGCTGGATGTCGATCTCGAAGATGAAGATGGCGTGGCGCTGCAAAAGGGGAAATACCTGCGCACGGAAAAACGCGATATCAACATTGCCGTTGTGCAGATCCCGCATATCTCCAATTTCACCGATTTTAACGCGCTGGCAGCACAACCGGATGTGCGCGTACGTTACGTGCGCCATCCGCAAGAGCTGGCGGACGTTGATCTGGTGATCTTGCCGGGCAGTAAAAATACGCTTGGCGATCTGGTATGGCTACGTGAAAGCGGCATGGCCCACGCAGTGTTACAGGCGCACCAGCAAAACATCCCCGTCGTTGGGATCTGCGGTGGCTATCAGATGCTTGGCGAGACCATCATTGATGAGGTTGAATCGGGACTGGGAACGCTGCCGGGGCTGGGGCTGCTCGATACCGTGACCCATTTTGCCCAGCGGAAAACCACCACCCAGGTGACGGCGACGATGTCGTCAACACTGCCGGACTGGCTGTCTGCGGCGTCCGGGTTACCGGTACGCGGCTATGAAATTCACATGGGTGAAACGACGCTAAACGGCGACTGTCTGCCGGTGATGGAACTCCAGAAGCATGGCGAAAACGTCGCGGATGGTGCCGTCACGGCAGACGGGCGGGCGTTTGGCACCTATCTGCACGGCCTGTTCGACAGCGATGACTTTACGCGAGCGTTGGTCAACGGCCTGCGCGTGCGTAAAGGGCTGGTTCCCCTGGATCCCACCTTCCAATACGCGCAATATAAATCGCAGCAGTTTGATCTGCTGGCAGATGCGATGCGGCAACACATCGATATTGAGAAAATTTATACCATCATGCAGCAACACCGGGAGTCCGTATGA
- the cobU gene encoding bifunctional adenosylcobinamide kinase/adenosylcobinamide-phosphate guanylyltransferase, with the protein MMILVTGGARSGKSRHAEALIADFPQVLYIATSQIFDDEMAARIQHHREGRPAHWRTAERWQHLDTLITADNTPDEAILLECITTMVTNLLFAFGGDSDPDNWDYAALETAIEAEIQTLIAACQRCPAKVVLVTNEVGMGIVPENRLARHFRDIAGRINQSLAAAADEVWLVVSGIGVKIK; encoded by the coding sequence ATGATGATTCTGGTCACTGGCGGCGCGCGCAGCGGTAAGAGTCGTCATGCCGAAGCGTTAATCGCTGATTTTCCGCAGGTGCTGTACATCGCGACATCGCAGATTTTTGATGACGAGATGGCAGCGCGTATTCAGCATCATCGCGAGGGGCGTCCTGCGCACTGGCGTACCGCCGAGCGCTGGCAACATCTTGATACGCTGATTACTGCGGATAATACGCCGGATGAAGCCATTCTGCTGGAGTGCATCACCACGATGGTCACTAACCTGCTGTTTGCCTTTGGCGGTGACAGCGATCCGGATAACTGGGACTACGCGGCGCTGGAAACGGCGATTGAGGCGGAGATCCAGACGTTGATTGCGGCCTGCCAGCGATGTCCGGCAAAGGTGGTGCTGGTGACCAACGAAGTCGGGATGGGCATAGTGCCGGAAAATCGTCTGGCGCGGCACTTTCGGGATATCGCCGGGCGCATTAATCAGAGTCTGGCGGCGGCGGCGGATGAGGTCTGGCTGGTGGTATCCGGTATTGGAGTCAAAATTAAATGA
- the cobS gene encoding adenosylcobinamide-GDP ribazoletransferase, whose translation MSKLFWAMLSFITRLPVPGRWSQGLEFDQYSRGIVTFPFIGLLLGALSGLVFMLFQPWCGAPLAALFTVLALALMTGGFHLDGLADTCDGVFSARSRERMLEIMRDSRLGTHGGLALIFVLLAKVLVVSELALRGTPMLAALAAACAVGRGTAVLLMYRHRYAREEGLGNVFIGHVTGTQTCFTLGLAAILAAVLLPGMQGVAALVVTMVAIFLLGQLLKRTLGGQTGDTLGAAIELGELIFLLALL comes from the coding sequence ATGAGTAAGCTGTTCTGGGCAATGCTCTCTTTTATTACGCGCTTGCCTGTTCCCGGTCGCTGGTCCCAGGGACTGGAGTTCGATCAGTATTCACGCGGTATTGTGACTTTCCCGTTCATTGGCCTGTTGCTTGGCGCCTTGAGTGGGCTGGTGTTTATGCTCTTTCAGCCCTGGTGCGGTGCACCGCTGGCGGCGCTTTTCACCGTGCTTGCGCTGGCGCTGATGACTGGCGGTTTTCACCTCGATGGTCTGGCCGATACCTGCGACGGCGTTTTCTCGGCTCGCAGCCGGGAACGCATGCTGGAAATCATGCGCGACAGCCGGCTGGGAACACACGGCGGCCTGGCGCTTATTTTTGTTCTGCTGGCGAAAGTACTGGTGGTCAGCGAACTGGCGCTACGAGGCACTCCCATGCTGGCGGCGCTGGCGGCCGCCTGTGCGGTCGGACGCGGGACGGCCGTGCTATTGATGTATCGCCATCGCTATGCCCGTGAAGAGGGGTTAGGCAATGTATTTATTGGTCATGTCACCGGGACACAAACCTGCTTTACCCTGGGTCTGGCGGCGATTCTGGCGGCGGTCCTGCTGCCTGGAATGCAGGGGGTAGCGGCGCTGGTCGTGACGATGGTGGCGATCTTCCTGCTGGGACAACTGCTAAAACGGACGTTGGGTGGGCAAACCGGCGATACGCTGGGTGCGGCAATAGAACTTGGTGAGTTGATCTTCCTGCTGGCTCTGCTGTGA